One genomic window of Tenacibaculum tangerinum includes the following:
- a CDS encoding glycosyltransferase family 4 protein, with the protein MRIGMILDAVYPPDPRVENEAIELIKSGHEVFLFCLTYTNEKREELVKGIHVRRYKTTIFEYKMSALAYTIPVYTILMKKKIADFIKSNKIESVHIHDIRIAEAAFRANKNTLPVVIDLHENRPEIMRFYPHMQKLRGKLLISIKKWIRKEEEFIKKATNVVVVTNEAKKEIMNRVGVPADKIVVVPNTVRTSFFEKSSFPPISYQKKANEFTMLYLGDTGARRGLKTVLESMVDLKKQIRNLTFVVVGKTNPRLERLVVDLGLTNEVKLVGWQKDTTFPSWIQNSDVCLSPLHRNIHHDTTYANKIFQYMSLGKPLLVSDATAQEEIVQKVHAGLVHEAENVKDFTQKMITLYESESLRKTMGQNGKKFVKEQFTWDKTSKELKELYNKLA; encoded by the coding sequence ATGAGAATAGGAATGATTTTAGATGCCGTTTATCCGCCCGATCCAAGGGTTGAGAATGAAGCCATAGAACTCATAAAAAGCGGGCATGAAGTCTTTTTATTTTGCCTAACCTACACAAATGAAAAAAGAGAGGAACTGGTTAAAGGAATTCACGTAAGAAGGTATAAAACGACTATTTTTGAATATAAAATGTCTGCATTAGCATATACGATACCAGTGTATACTATTTTAATGAAAAAGAAAATAGCAGATTTTATAAAATCCAATAAAATAGAAAGCGTACATATACATGATATAAGAATTGCAGAAGCAGCATTTCGAGCAAACAAAAATACCTTACCAGTAGTTATTGACTTGCATGAGAATAGACCAGAAATCATGCGTTTTTATCCTCACATGCAAAAGCTAAGAGGAAAATTACTCATATCTATAAAAAAATGGATACGGAAAGAAGAAGAATTTATTAAAAAGGCAACCAATGTTGTAGTGGTTACCAATGAAGCAAAAAAAGAGATTATGAATAGAGTAGGGGTTCCTGCTGATAAGATTGTTGTGGTACCCAATACCGTTAGAACTTCTTTTTTTGAAAAAAGCTCATTTCCGCCTATTTCTTATCAAAAAAAAGCAAATGAATTCACTATGCTATATTTAGGAGATACAGGAGCAAGAAGAGGTCTTAAAACAGTTTTAGAGAGCATGGTCGACCTTAAGAAGCAGATTAGAAATTTAACATTTGTTGTTGTAGGAAAAACAAACCCGAGACTAGAAAGGTTGGTTGTTGATTTGGGGCTGACCAATGAGGTAAAATTAGTGGGATGGCAAAAAGATACCACCTTTCCTAGCTGGATTCAAAACTCAGATGTATGTTTATCGCCATTGCATAGAAATATTCATCATGATACAACGTATGCAAACAAAATTTTTCAATACATGAGTCTAGGAAAACCTTTGCTTGTGAGTGATGCAACTGCGCAAGAAGAAATTGTACAAAAAGTACATGCAGGTTTGGTACATGAGGCTGAAAATGTGAAAGACTTTACTCAAAAAATGATAACTTTGTATGAAAGTGAATCGTTACGAAAAACAATGGGTCAGAACGGAAAAAAGTTTGTAAAAGAACAGTTTACTTGGGATAAAACTTCAAAAGAATTAAAAGAATTATATAACAAACTAGCTTGA
- a CDS encoding methyltransferase domain-containing protein encodes MYSKLPEKRYKHTLTFLQKHLPAPAVILDLGVRNPFSEIMEKNGYTVYNTNGEDLDVLPQIVKEYKVDAVTAFEIFEHLLAPFNVLRAIEATKIITTVPLKLWFANAYRSKTDMWDRHYHEFEDWQYDWLLEKSGWRIVATEKWTSPVRKLGIRPILRNYVPRYYAVYAEKEIEK; translated from the coding sequence ATGTATTCTAAATTACCTGAGAAAAGATATAAACACACCCTAACATTTTTACAAAAACATCTTCCAGCTCCCGCAGTTATTCTAGATCTTGGAGTTCGTAATCCTTTTTCTGAAATCATGGAAAAAAATGGCTACACCGTATACAATACCAATGGAGAAGACTTAGATGTATTACCTCAAATAGTAAAAGAGTATAAGGTCGATGCAGTAACAGCATTTGAAATTTTTGAGCATTTATTGGCACCTTTTAATGTTTTAAGAGCAATAGAGGCAACGAAAATTATTACAACAGTTCCTTTAAAATTATGGTTTGCGAATGCTTACAGAAGCAAAACAGATATGTGGGATAGACATTATCATGAATTTGAAGACTGGCAATACGATTGGTTACTAGAAAAGTCGGGTTGGCGTATAGTAGCTACCGAAAAATGGACAAGCCCAGTACGTAAGTTAGGAATACGACCTATTTTAAGAAATTATGTACCTAGGTATTATGCAGTATATGCTGAAAAAGAGATAGAGAAATGA